A portion of the candidate division KSB1 bacterium genome contains these proteins:
- a CDS encoding haloalkane dehalogenase yields the protein HGSKMHYVDEGAGDPILFLHGNPTSSYLWRNIIPYAVPHGRCIAPDLIGMGKSDKPNLRYRFLDHYKYIEGFIEKLELKNIAFVIHDWGSGLGFHYAMGHEENVRGIAFMEAIVKTVSWKGFNKDFKVGFKLMRSPFIGWLMISVMNVFVKQILPRATVRKLDSEEKRIYQEPYQTIASRKPLRQWPCEIPIDGKPADMHELISAYSQKLQESDLPKLLFYATPGGIITSQVLDWCKQNFKNLKTVDIGAGIHYLQEDNPHKIGEELAKWLQSL from the coding sequence TCATGGTTCAAAGATGCATTATGTCGATGAAGGCGCCGGCGACCCCATTCTTTTTTTACATGGTAATCCGACTTCTTCCTACCTGTGGCGAAATATTATTCCCTATGCTGTCCCGCATGGGCGATGTATTGCTCCCGATCTCATCGGCATGGGAAAATCCGACAAACCCAATTTAAGGTATCGTTTTTTAGATCATTATAAATATATAGAGGGCTTTATCGAGAAGCTGGAATTGAAAAATATTGCTTTTGTGATTCATGATTGGGGCTCCGGGCTTGGTTTTCATTATGCCATGGGACATGAAGAAAATGTCAGGGGAATTGCGTTCATGGAAGCGATCGTAAAAACCGTCAGCTGGAAGGGATTCAACAAAGATTTCAAAGTGGGTTTCAAATTAATGCGTTCTCCGTTTATTGGCTGGTTGATGATTAGCGTGATGAACGTATTTGTCAAACAGATATTGCCCCGAGCAACTGTGCGGAAATTGGATTCTGAAGAGAAAAGAATATATCAGGAACCGTATCAAACCATCGCTTCCAGAAAGCCATTGCGCCAATGGCCGTGTGAAATTCCTATCGATGGCAAACCGGCCGATATGCACGAACTGATTTCAGCCTACAGCCAAAAGCTGCAGGAATCGGATTTACCAAAGTTATTATTTTATGCAACCCCTGGTGGAATTATTACCAGCCAGGTTCTCGACTGGTGCAAACAGAATTTTAAGAATTTAAAGACGGTAGATATTGGGGCTGGAATTCATTATTTACAAGAAGACAATCCCCATAAAATTGGTGAAGAACTGGCAAAATGGCTTCAAAGTTTGTAA
- a CDS encoding PD40 domain-containing protein, giving the protein MNPQITPFFTKTILVGVLLLNGASSFPGMKDIRNREPTWSPDNAKIAFVSNRDGNPEIYIMDADGSNQRNMTNSPAMDIGLAWANDGKKLAFVSNKGGKKDIYLLNVNSGEVTRLTNHGDVLTTPAAWSPDDSKIVFAAGSHRNADLYIVDLNTNQEVRLTKDDVLNAMPSWSPDGSKIAFMSNRSGNLDIYTIKPSGEELIQITTHDAEDGWPRWSPNGFQIAFFSMRDGNFEIYVMRADGKYKHNLTKNPGSDAAPSWSSDGKKILFHSNRYQDQEEVYVMNADGTDSVRLTNGAGGK; this is encoded by the coding sequence ATGAACCCGCAAATCACACCATTTTTCACAAAAACAATCCTGGTTGGCGTACTGCTGTTGAATGGCGCCTCATCTTTTCCCGGCATGAAAGATATTCGTAATCGCGAGCCAACATGGTCTCCTGATAACGCCAAGATTGCGTTTGTCTCAAATAGAGACGGCAATCCCGAGATTTACATCATGGATGCCGATGGCAGTAATCAACGCAATATGACCAATAGCCCGGCAATGGATATTGGCCTGGCCTGGGCGAATGACGGCAAGAAGCTGGCGTTCGTTTCAAATAAAGGCGGCAAAAAGGACATCTATCTGTTGAACGTAAACAGCGGCGAAGTAACCCGGCTAACCAATCATGGCGATGTACTAACCACGCCTGCTGCCTGGTCGCCGGATGACTCGAAGATTGTTTTTGCGGCCGGTTCACACCGCAACGCCGATCTTTATATTGTCGATCTGAATACAAACCAGGAGGTTCGGTTAACCAAAGATGATGTTTTGAATGCTATGCCGTCCTGGTCTCCTGACGGCTCAAAAATTGCTTTTATGTCGAACCGCAGCGGTAATCTTGATATTTACACGATCAAACCGTCCGGTGAGGAATTGATCCAAATCACCACCCATGATGCCGAGGACGGCTGGCCGCGCTGGTCGCCTAACGGATTCCAGATCGCCTTTTTTTCTATGAGAGATGGAAATTTTGAAATCTATGTCATGCGTGCAGACGGAAAGTATAAACACAATTTAACCAAAAACCCCGGCAGTGATGCGGCGCCATCCTGGTCCTCCGATGGCAAGAAAATCCTTTTTCATTCCAACAGGTACCAGGATCAGGAGGAAGTTTATGTGATGAATGCGGATGGCACCGACTCGGTGCGATTAACGAATGGCGCTGGTGGAAAATAG
- a CDS encoding dihydrofolate reductase, producing the protein MRTVIFGVANSLDNYIARRDDSVDWLLWSDDMKSLMTDFWKNIDTVLMGRKTYEVSLKHGRGSGGTPGMKTYVFSRTIKESDDKDVEIISEDVANFLKKLKNQAGKDICVMGGGELAKPLFEANLIDEVGLNIHPILLGSGIPLFLEMKHQVDLELVECRSFKNGCVYVSYRVKK; encoded by the coding sequence ATGCGCACGGTAATTTTTGGTGTTGCCAACAGCCTCGATAACTACATCGCCCGCAGAGACGATTCTGTTGATTGGCTCCTTTGGAGCGATGACATGAAATCCCTCATGACAGATTTTTGGAAGAACATCGACACCGTTTTGATGGGACGAAAGACTTACGAGGTTTCTCTGAAACACGGGAGAGGCAGTGGCGGTACTCCCGGCATGAAGACCTATGTTTTTTCCCGTACTATAAAGGAAAGCGACGATAAAGATGTTGAAATCATTTCGGAAGACGTCGCCAATTTTCTCAAAAAACTGAAAAATCAGGCAGGCAAAGACATCTGTGTTATGGGCGGCGGCGAGTTGGCAAAACCGCTTTTCGAGGCCAACCTGATCGATGAGGTCGGCTTGAACATTCACCCAATTTTGCTCGGCTCGGGAATTCCTCTTTTCCTCGAAATGAAACACCAGGTCGATTTGGAGCTAGTTGAATGTAGGTCCTTCAAAAACGGCTGTGTGTATGTTTCTTACCGGGTGAAAAAGTGA